The window CTTCTCGGCTAAGTTCTCACACCGTACTTTCTTCAGCAGTACACTCCGCTGAGCGACGCACCGACAAGTGTAAAATGTCGAATACACTAACGAAACGACATGAATGCGCGGGAGGACGTCGCGTTCCTCGTCGGGTCGCGGAGCAGGGAGTCGATACTGCAAGCACTCGCGCGAGAGCCACGGCGGCCAACTGACCTCGCACGGGTCTGCGGATGCGCCCGCGAAACGGCACAGCGGACGCTCGCAGGGTTCTGTGACCGAGGATGGGTGGAGAAATCCGACGGGTTGTACCGACTCACCCCCGGAGGGAAGATGGTCTACGAACAGTACACAGACCTCGTCGACACCGTCGAATGCACGGCACGGATGCGCGAGTTCCTGACGAACGCTGGGGGCATCTGTGACGACGTTCCGGCCGATGTCCTCGAGCAGTTGACCGTCACGACTGCCGCAGACAACGACCCACACGCACCCATCAACCGGTACCTCACCGTGCTCGGAAACGACACGGTAGACGAATTCCGCGGCGTCTCTCCTATCGTCAGTCGGGTCTTCAACGAAGCAGCAGAACAAGTCCTCGGTCCGCAGACGGAGATGGAACTCGTCGTCGACAGAGACGTGCTCGAACGGTCCATGTCGGAGTACGCCGAATCGTTCGAACTCGGACAGGAACTCGACCAGTTCTCGCTCCGTGTCGTAGAGGACACTCTCGAGTTCGGCCTCCTCCTCGTGGATGGTCACGGCTTGGTCGCAGCCTACGACGACCACGGAAACATGGTCTCACTCGTCGACGGTGACGCACCCGCAGTCGTGGACTGGGTCAAAGACCTCTACGAGTCGATTCGAAGCGAGTCAAAACCACTCGAACACGGCGACTCGGCGGTGTAAGCCGAGGATCAAAGCGGACGACGGCGTGTCGACAGTACTGGTTCCGGCAGGTCTGTGACCGAACCAGTCACACGTGATTATTCCAATCACACACGTGTGCAATAAAATATAAGACTGTCCTCTTCAGAGGTGTAAGTGCAGCGGCAAATAGTCCCCGCTGACGATTCGACACGTCCACCGACTCGGGCGTCGGTCCGCCCCCCTTAGACGTCTTCTGTCAGGACGTCTTTAACCACGTCCGGGTCTTCGAGCAACTGGTGTTTCGTGTAACTCCCTTCAGCACTACCGCCGCTGTGTTTGGACTGCTCGATGATGTCGAGGAACGCGTGTTCTTTGAGGAGGTCACGAACCCGCCGGAGAGAGAGGCTATCCGAACCCTGCTGTCGGCAGATGTTCTCGTAGACTTCGTACACACGACTCGTCCGGAAGCCATCCTGCTGTTGGTTAGACAGCGAGAGAATCGCCAGTGCTTGGAGAACGTAGCGTGAGTGCGGTGTCGAACCACGGATGAGTTCGCGGAATCGGTCTGTCTCTGCACGCTGGCGCGCCTGCGTGACGAAGTTCTCTTTCACCGTGCTCGCACCCATCGACTGTGCAATTTCGCCAGCGTACCGAAGGATGTCGATTGCCTTGCGGGCGTCCCCGTGTTCACGGGCGGCGAGTGCCGCGGCGCGGGGAATCGTCGAGGGGTCCAAGACCCCGTCGCGGAACGCGTCACTCCGGGCATCCATGATATCCCGCAGTTGGTTGGCGTCGTACGGGGGAAAGACGAACTCGCGTTCACAGAGACTGGATTTGACGCGTTCGTCCATTCGGTCTTTGTACTGAATCTTGTTGCTGATACCGATGACACCGAGTTTGCACCCGGAAATCTTCCCCGCCTCACCCGCCCGCGAAAGTTGCATGAGAATATCGTCGTCGCTCAGTTTGTCGATTTCGTCGAGGATGATGAGAACGACGTCGTAGAGGGCGTCGAGGATACGCCAGAGACGCTTGTAGTACGTCGACGTAGAGAGTCCTTTGTCGGGGACTTTGATGCCCGTGACCGCGGGGTCGTTGACGCTATCCGCGATTGTCTGGACGGCCTGCGTCTCTGTGGTGTCCTGTGCGCAGTCGACGTAGGCGAACATCGCCTTCACGCCTTCTTCTTCGGCAGTATCGACGAGTCGTTGTGAGACGTACTTCGCACAGAGTGACTTCCCCGTCCCCGTCTTCCCGTATATCAACACGTTGCTCGGACTCTGTCCGAAGATTGCAGGATTCACCGCCGTCGCGAGGTTCGAAATCTCGTCGTCGCGACCGACGATGCGACCCTCACCAGGGAGGTGATTGATCTCTAACAACTCCTTGTTAGCGAAGATGGGGTCCTCCCTGGTGAAGAGGTCGTCGCTGGCGTTAGGCATGTTCGCAACACACCACGTTTCCGGTGAAAGGACTTACCATTCGACGCAGGACACACACACCGGATTTCCGGTGAACGGGTACGAACCTCCGTTTCCCGTCCACACGAAACAGAGGTGTGGGTTCACCGGAAACTCGGTGTGGGACAGACCGACCCCAACAATCTCGCCGGCGTTCGAACTTCGCAGTCGGCTGTCGGTCCGTCGTCCCCCGAATTCTCGGCTCAGGTCTCAGCGGAGTCAACAGACGATACGACGACAGGTCTTCCAGAACGTAGCCGAACCGGTTCGGTGGAGTGGTGACTCGGAAGAGGCGGAGAAAGACGAGGGAAGGTCAAATCTCCCGAAAACAGACGATTTAGTACCTGAAATTCGCTTCGAACATTTCTCGAGTAACGAGAAATACTTTGTTTGCGAGTGTATCAATGGTCGGTAACACAAATAAACTATTTAATAGTTGCTATAGGTTGGAGAAACAGATAGAACACAGGTACGAGGTAACGACAGCAAGTAGAGGGTGACGGCACAGTCGAATCGACATCGTACACCGGAAATGAGGTGTCCCTCACCGGCCGTTCGTGACCGCTGGGGACAGTCTTGAGGACCGCTGAAACCGGGATTTTCACCGGAAACCCGGTGTGTAGGTAATAAGTGGACCGATTCGAATCGGTCGTCGTGTGCACCCGACTGTACGTCGACCTGTCGAGACCTCGAATCCAGTCGGTTCGAGTCCTACAACCGCCGTGGACACTTCACCGGAAACACGGTGTGTCCGCTTCTATCGAGACAGCACATACTTCGTCGACTTCGCGCCCCCCACGTGCTGTGATTTCACCGGAAACGTGGTGTCTGTCAGCGCTGTAACGTTCCCGGACGGGTACTCGCCAGTCGCACGAACCTGATACGGCAAAACCGACACTAGGCGACGGGACCGTTCACCGGAAACGTGGTGTCTCTGCCCTCTTTCGTCTCTCTCGGGTTTCACCGGAAGCGAGGTGTGGAAAGACACGCCACAATCCTCTGCGAGACACGCCACATTCTTCCGGGAGATACGTCACAATCCTCTGGTGATACCTGCGGAAAAGAGGGATGACCGTGGATACGACGGAGAGGAGAGACGACCATCGATAGGGTGGAACCGACCACACATCTCCACGGCGGAAACGTATCCCAGCGCGATTCACCGGAAACGCGGTGTGGGACCAACTGACGTGAACTCGCGACTGTCGGCGACACCTGACTGTGTCGTTCTCGTGGCGTCAATGCAATTACCCCAGAGTACGAACCGACTACGTATGCATGCACTCGGCCGTGCGTGGGTGCGTCTTCGCGAGGCCATCGGTAACGCTGAAAGCGGCGAGAAGTGGGCACTCGAGTGGTCACGCCGAGTCGAGACCCGATGGTCGTACGGTGACGAACTCATCGACTGCTTCCGATTCGACGACGGTTACGTGACGACTGTCCAGTACGAACGACAGGGCGTCAGGTGGCAACTCACACCTGGACAGGTCCCACTCGCGAGTGCCCTCGCGATGGCGAGACTCTACCTCGAGCACCGACTGACACCACAGACCGACCGAGAGGGGCGTCCGTTTATCGGACTCGCCGACCACGGGCCGGTCCAGGTGTTCGAAGAGATTCCACCGGAACCTGTCGAGTACGTCTATCTCGACGGTATCCGGACACTCGAAGAGTTCCCCGATTTCATCACCATCGACGAGAATCTCCGGTCTGTTTTCGAACGCATGGCACCTGCGCAGTCGAGAACGTCCCGATAGGACGTGTCCCACTCCACCAGCACTCTCCTCTCCGATAGCACGTCTTACGTTTCGATAGCCTCCGTGTCGGATGCCTCTCTCGTTCGGGTACAGTCCGCGTGTCGCAAGCCGTTTCCCCCTCGCGTCCGTATCCGGGATGATGACTGCCGAGGACGGAGAGCAGACTGCCGAAGATGAAATGCGGACTGCTGAAAACGGGACGCAGACTGCCGCGGACGGAGAGCAGACTGCTCCTGCGGACGAGTCCGACACCGTCGTACTCGACCGACTCAGCGACGTAACCGATGCCACCGTCCCGAACGACGACGAACGACCGACCGATGGTGTCCCGACAGATGCTTCGGGTGTCTCCCTCGCTTCGTTCTACGACGCTCTGGAAGCGGAGGGTCGTCCGGTCGTGACGGCACAGCAAGTTGCTCGCCGACTCGACGTGACGCAGGCAGACGCGTTGGACGGACTCGACGCACTCGTCGACGCGGGCCGCGTCGAGAAGGTGAACGTCGAGACTGACCCCATCGTATGGTATCCGACGGAGTGGGGGAAACTCGCCGCACGCGAACGCGTCGTCCTGTTCCCGAAGCGTCGTGAACTCGTCGTCGACAACCCGACGCAGTACACACGCGCGCGCCTCTCACAGTTCGCCCACCTCGTAGACACGACAGGTGACCGCGAAGGCCGTGGCCGTGGGTACCTGTACCGAATTCGGCAGGAAGACGTGTGGCAGGCACCGTTTGACGACGTTCGAGACCTCATCGCAATGCTTCGGTCGGTCGTGCCGGAGCGCTCACCCCACCTCGAGACGTGGGTCGAAGACCAGTGGAAACGCGCCCACCAGTTCCGCCTGTACTCTCACGAAGAGGGATACACCGTCCTCGAAGCCGCGACGGAGAGCCTCATGGGCAACGTCGCCCTCCAAAAACTCGACGACGACCAGATTTACGCACCGATTTCCGACACCGAAGCGTGGGTCAGAGACGAGTCAGTCGCAGCAATCAAACGAATCCTCTACGACGCCGGGTACCCCGTCGAAGACGACCGCGACCTCGAAGAAGGTGAAGCACTCGACGTCTCGCTCCACGTCGAGTTACGCGACTACCAGCAAGACTGGGTGGACCGTTTCTTGGACCAGCGCGCTGGCGTCCTCGTCGGTCCGCCGGGTGCGGGAAAGACCATCGCTGGCATCGGAGCACTCGCAGCAGTCGGCGGCGAGACGCTAATTCTGGTTCCGAGTCGAGAACTCGCGCGACAGTGGCGCGAAGAACTGCGCTCGACGACCGACCTCGACGACGACCAAATCGGGGAGTACCACGGCGGACAAAAAGAGATTCAACCGGTCACCATCGCGACGTACCAGACGGCGGGGATGGACCGACACCGTTCCCTGTTCGACTCACGTCGCTGGGGTCTCATCGTCTACGACGAGGCGCACCACATCCCCAGTCGTGTCTTCCAGCGGAGTGCCGACCTTCAGTCCAAACACCGCCTCGGACTGTCGGCGACGCCCATCCGTGAAGACGACAAAGAGGCCGAGATATTCACCCTCATCGGCCCGCCAATCGGGACCGACTGGGGCAAACTCTTCGACGCGGGCTACGTCCAGGAACCAGAAGTCGAGATTCGGTACGTCGGGTGGGAAGACGACATGGCACGCAACGAGTGGGCGTCCAGCGACGGCCGAGAGCGCCACATGCTCGCCGCGATGAACCCCGCCAAAGTCTTCGAGATACGTCGACTCCGCGCCCGTCACCCCGACTCGAAGACGCTCGTCTTCGTCGACTATCTCGACCAGGGTAAAGAGATAGCCTCGGCGCTCGACGTGCCGTTCGTCAGCGGCGAGACGCGACACCACCGCCGCGAGGCGTACTTCGAGGCCTTCCGCGACGGCGACGTAGAGACACTCGTCATCTCCCGCATCGGCGACGAGGGAATCGACCTCCCGAACGCAGAACTCGCTATCGTCGCCTCCGGCCTCGGTGGGTCGCGTCGGCAAGGGTCCCAGCGCGCCGGACGTACCATGCGCCCGGCCGGAAGCGCACTCGTCTACGTCCTCGCGACCCGCGGAACCAGCGAAGAAGACTTCGCCCAGCGACAGATGCAACACCTCGCAGGGAAGGGGATTCAGGTCCGCGAGGTCAACTCGTCCGAACCCACAGACGGTGGGTCAGCCGAGTAGGAAGTTCTGTCACGACATCGGTATCGACCCGCAGTCGGCCAGTTAGCCACCTGAAATGAGAATTCTTAAGTCCAATCGTAGGTTGAGATTCTCTTGACCGCTCTTAGCTCAGCCTGGCAGAGCAGCCGACTGTAGATCGGCTTGTCCCCCGTTCAAATCGGGGAGAGCGGACTTCTTCAGCGACCAACGTTTCGCAGTGGAACGTCCACACCGAGCCGGTTTGAGCAGCGAGCGAACGCAGTTAGCGAGTGAGTTCAAATCACCGTGGCTCGCCATGCTCACCACGAGCACTCGCTCGTTTCACTCACGAGTACGGGGAGAGCGGATTTCTCCACGACGTCGTCTCACGAGAGTATTCACTCGCGTCCGCCCCAGATGCGTTTGTCTTCGACGAGGTCCACTTCCATCGCCCCCTCGACGAGAATCTGACACGAGAGCCGAGGGTACCCGAACCGCGATGCCAACCGGTCGTGCCAGTGCGTCGGAGAGGTCTCTCCCTCGACGACCCGCACACCACAGGTCGCACAGAGGCCACGACCGCCGCAGTTCGCCCGTTCGGTCAGGCTGGTGTACGGTGAGAGGTCGGCATCGAGAAGAACGTCTCGCAGAACACGACCGCGTTCGACGTCGAGGTCGACGACACTATCGTCGGTTCGAACCCTGACGACGACTATCTCGGCCCCGCTGTCTGTCGTGTCGCTCTCGGGTTCGGTGGTGGTCGACGTGGGTCTACTCTCGACGTCGTCGCGCTCGTCTCCCGACGCATCGGGATTCTTCATGTCTCGTAGGACGTTCGGGTGCCACGGACATGTACGCTCGCCAGTTCGCTCGTTTCGGGGGCGGACGCTCGTCATCGTCCGGAACACGTCTGCCACGCAGGAATTGGTATGTAGACTCAATATCTGAAAATATCAGTAATACAACTGCTTATGCCGGATGACTACGTACGCTGAACCATGACTGCCCTCTCTGCGACACCCGTGCTGGTGAACGTACGCACCGAAATGAACGACCACGGAACGATGACCGTCGAACTCCACGAGACGCACGAGACACGCCACCTCGTCGAGTACGAGTCCGACCGAATTCGCGATACGCTCGCGTCACTCCCGGTTGGTGCCCGCGTCCCCATCGAGATGGTCCGCGTCGGGTCGCGCTCGAACGTCTGGCGGGTCGTCGCACTTCACGGACGCCGCCTGCCAACGCCTGACCTGTCCGTCTCGACGGCTAACTAACGGACGAGAGCGGCCACGGGGCAGCACCTGCCGGTGGGCTTCACTGTTCTTCGTTCGCTGGCGCTGTCTGACGGCGTGGTCTTCGATTGTCCCACGACGAACCGCCGGGGCTATATCCTTCGCCCGTGTCCCGCAGTCCAATGACTGTCGTCGCCGAAATTGCCGTTCGATTCCGTGACCACGACTCCTTCGGACACGTGAACAACGCCGTCTACGCGACTTACTGTGAGCAAGCGCGTGTCGAATACTTCGAGTCGGTACTCGACGTCCCCCTCCCCGAACTCGACATCGTCGTCGCACACCTCGAACTCGACTACCGAGCACCTATCGAGGGTATCGGAACCGTCGAAGTCGAAGTCGAGGCGGGCGAACCCGGTGGGAAGAGTTTCCCACTCTTCTACGAACTCTCCTACGAGGGCGACGTCGTCGCAACCGGGAAGACGATTCAAGTCGCGATGGACGAGTCCGGAACGCCGACTCGCGTCCCGGATTCGTGGCGCGAAGCGATAGCGAACCAGTCCGAGTAGGGAACGTTCCGAGGCCATCACTCCCGCCGTCTTCATCGTGAGTGAGCGACGGGTTCGGACACTCTCCCCGACGCGAACCAGATTCGAGTGACGACGCCGAGACAGCGAAATTAAGTAGTCTGCGAATAATCTCTGGGTATGCCCCAGGGAACACTCAAACAGACACGACAGTCTGCTGACGAGGCAGCGGACTCGCTCGCGCGTGCGGGCGAACGTGTCCTGCACATCGGTCGTGACCGGCCAATCCGCATCAGCGCCGGCCATCGCCTCCTCCACCACGACGGCAAATGTAGTCGGCCACACGGCCACAACTACGAAATCGCGGTCCGCGTCGTCGGCGAACTCACCGACGAGGGGTGGGTCGTGGACAAAGGTGTCGTGACCGACGTCATCGACGAGTGGGACCACCGATTCCTCGTCGAAGACGGCGACCCACTCGTCGACGCGTTCGAGTTGTCGGGCGACGCCGACGGGATGGTCGTCCTCGACGCGCCTCCGACGGCCGAGGTGATGGCCGTCGTCCTCGAAGAGAAACTCGAAGCTACGCTCCCCGACACCGTCTCCGATATCTCGGTCGAGGTTAGCGAGACGGCGGAACTCTGCGCAGGATTCTGATGCCAGTCTCCGATTCGGTTTCGCGACCCGACACCGACGCCGACGGGGACCGACTCCCTATCAACGAACTGTTCGCGTCGCTGCAAGGCGAGGGAAAACTTGCTGGCGTCCCGAGCACGTTCGTCAGGACGAGTGGGTGCAACCTCCGATGTTGGTTCTGCGACTCGTACCACACCTCGTGGGAACCGACGCACGCGTGGATGGGTGTCGAGGAAGTCGTCGCCGAAGTCGACGCACTCGCACCCGAACACGTCGTCGTCACCGGCGGCGAACCCCTCGTCCACGACGAGACGGCGACGCTCCTGTCTGAACTCGCCGACGACTACCATCTCACCGTCGAGACGAACGGGACACTCGAAACCGACGCGCCAGTCGACTTGGCGAGCATCAGTCCAAAACTCGCCTCGTCGACGCCGACACCCGAAAATGCGCCGACGGACACCGACCCCGGTGTCTGGACGGACAAACACGAGTCGGCGCGTATCGACCTCGATTCGCTCGCCTCGCTGGTCGACCACGCCGACGACTTCCAGTTGAAGTTCGTCGTCACCGGCCGTGACGACCTGCCCGAAATCGAATCACTGGTGGACGACGTGCGCGGTGTGACGACTCGTGAGGTCCGCGACAGCGACGTGTTGCTCATGCCCGAAGGGCAGACCCGCGACGCCCTCGCTCGAACCCGAACCGACGTTGCCGACCTCGCCGCTGAGTTCGGATATCGCTACACGCCTCGCCTGCACGTCGACCTCTGGAACGACGCACCCGAAACCTGAGTATCCCTGACTGAACGCTCTCACCTATCACGATGACTGACGATACATCCACAGACGACGCATCTACAGACGACTCGCCCAGCGACGAGAAACGCGCCGTCGTCCTCCTCTCCGGCGGCATGGACAGTGCGACGACTGCCTTCGAAGCGAAGGAACGTGGCTACGAGATATACGCACTCCACACCTCTTACGGCCAGAAGACCGAGTCCACGGAGTACGAGTGTGCCCGTGCCCTCGCCGACGAACTCGACGCCCGTGACTTCCTCCACATCGAGACGAGTCACCTGAAGCAAATCGGCGCGTCGTCGCTCACGGACGACTCGATGGCCGTCGAAGACGCCGACATGGACGCAGACGAGATTCCCACGTCGTACGTCCCCTTCCGGAACGCGAACCTCCTGTCGATGGCCGTCTCGTACGCCGAAGCCAACGACTGTGAGACCGTCTTCGTCGGCGCACACTCGGAAGACTACTCGGGCTATCCCGACTGTCGCCCCGAGTTCTTCGAGGCGTTCGAGGCGATGGTCGAAGTCGGAACCAAACCCGACACCCACATCTCGCTCGACGTGCCGTTCGTCCACGACTCGAAGACCGATATCGCCCGACGCGGCCTCGAACTCGGCGTCCCGTTCGAACACACGTGGTCGTGCTACCGTGCCGAGGAACCCGCCTGCGGAACCTGTGACTCGTGCGCGTTCCGGTTGCAGGCGTTCCAGAACCTCGGCGAACGTGACCCGATTCCGTACGCGGAGCGACCCGACTACGTCGACGCCGCGTAGGATGACTCGGACGGGACGTTGACTCACCGCGACGCGGTGCCGTCCTGTTTTATCCCACTTCTGACCGAACCGTCGTCCCATGAGCGACGACAAGCGCCGGACCGCCGCCCACTTCGGTGACGCCGCCGAGTCGTACTTCGAGAGCGAGGTTCACCGTCTCGGTGACGACCGGCAGACACTCGCCGCGTGGTGTCGCGACGCGACCCGCGCACTGGACATCGCGACGGGTGCTGGCCACACAGCAGGCGCAATCGCGAAAGCGGGTGTCTCGAACGTCGTCGCCACCGACGCGGCACCGCAGATGGTCGCGACAGCAGTCCGC is drawn from Haloferax litoreum and contains these coding sequences:
- a CDS encoding helix-turn-helix transcriptional regulator, with the translated sequence MNAREDVAFLVGSRSRESILQALAREPRRPTDLARVCGCARETAQRTLAGFCDRGWVEKSDGLYRLTPGGKMVYEQYTDLVDTVECTARMREFLTNAGGICDDVPADVLEQLTVTTAADNDPHAPINRYLTVLGNDTVDEFRGVSPIVSRVFNEAAEQVLGPQTEMELVVDRDVLERSMSEYAESFELGQELDQFSLRVVEDTLEFGLLLVDGHGLVAAYDDHGNMVSLVDGDAPAVVDWVKDLYESIRSESKPLEHGDSAV
- a CDS encoding 7-carboxy-7-deazaguanine synthase QueE translates to MPVSDSVSRPDTDADGDRLPINELFASLQGEGKLAGVPSTFVRTSGCNLRCWFCDSYHTSWEPTHAWMGVEEVVAEVDALAPEHVVVTGGEPLVHDETATLLSELADDYHLTVETNGTLETDAPVDLASISPKLASSTPTPENAPTDTDPGVWTDKHESARIDLDSLASLVDHADDFQLKFVVTGRDDLPEIESLVDDVRGVTTREVRDSDVLLMPEGQTRDALARTRTDVADLAAEFGYRYTPRLHVDLWNDAPET
- a CDS encoding 6-pyruvoyl trahydropterin synthase family protein — its product is MPQGTLKQTRQSADEAADSLARAGERVLHIGRDRPIRISAGHRLLHHDGKCSRPHGHNYEIAVRVVGELTDEGWVVDKGVVTDVIDEWDHRFLVEDGDPLVDAFELSGDADGMVVLDAPPTAEVMAVVLEEKLEATLPDTVSDISVEVSETAELCAGF
- a CDS encoding 2Fe-2S iron-sulfur cluster-binding protein; its protein translation is MKNPDASGDERDDVESRPTSTTTEPESDTTDSGAEIVVVRVRTDDSVVDLDVERGRVLRDVLLDADLSPYTSLTERANCGGRGLCATCGVRVVEGETSPTHWHDRLASRFGYPRLSCQILVEGAMEVDLVEDKRIWGGRE
- a CDS encoding acyl-CoA thioesterase — protein: MTVVAEIAVRFRDHDSFGHVNNAVYATYCEQARVEYFESVLDVPLPELDIVVAHLELDYRAPIEGIGTVEVEVEAGEPGGKSFPLFYELSYEGDVVATGKTIQVAMDESGTPTRVPDSWREAIANQSE
- a CDS encoding DEAD/DEAH box helicase, encoding MTAEDGEQTAEDEMRTAENGTQTAADGEQTAPADESDTVVLDRLSDVTDATVPNDDERPTDGVPTDASGVSLASFYDALEAEGRPVVTAQQVARRLDVTQADALDGLDALVDAGRVEKVNVETDPIVWYPTEWGKLAARERVVLFPKRRELVVDNPTQYTRARLSQFAHLVDTTGDREGRGRGYLYRIRQEDVWQAPFDDVRDLIAMLRSVVPERSPHLETWVEDQWKRAHQFRLYSHEEGYTVLEAATESLMGNVALQKLDDDQIYAPISDTEAWVRDESVAAIKRILYDAGYPVEDDRDLEEGEALDVSLHVELRDYQQDWVDRFLDQRAGVLVGPPGAGKTIAGIGALAAVGGETLILVPSRELARQWREELRSTTDLDDDQIGEYHGGQKEIQPVTIATYQTAGMDRHRSLFDSRRWGLIVYDEAHHIPSRVFQRSADLQSKHRLGLSATPIREDDKEAEIFTLIGPPIGTDWGKLFDAGYVQEPEVEIRYVGWEDDMARNEWASSDGRERHMLAAMNPAKVFEIRRLRARHPDSKTLVFVDYLDQGKEIASALDVPFVSGETRHHRREAYFEAFRDGDVETLVISRIGDEGIDLPNAELAIVASGLGGSRRQGSQRAGRTMRPAGSALVYVLATRGTSEEDFAQRQMQHLAGKGIQVREVNSSEPTDGGSAE
- a CDS encoding Cdc6/Cdc18 family protein, which gives rise to MPNASDDLFTREDPIFANKELLEINHLPGEGRIVGRDDEISNLATAVNPAIFGQSPSNVLIYGKTGTGKSLCAKYVSQRLVDTAEEEGVKAMFAYVDCAQDTTETQAVQTIADSVNDPAVTGIKVPDKGLSTSTYYKRLWRILDALYDVVLIILDEIDKLSDDDILMQLSRAGEAGKISGCKLGVIGISNKIQYKDRMDERVKSSLCEREFVFPPYDANQLRDIMDARSDAFRDGVLDPSTIPRAAALAAREHGDARKAIDILRYAGEIAQSMGASTVKENFVTQARQRAETDRFRELIRGSTPHSRYVLQALAILSLSNQQQDGFRTSRVYEVYENICRQQGSDSLSLRRVRDLLKEHAFLDIIEQSKHSGGSAEGSYTKHQLLEDPDVVKDVLTEDV
- the queC gene encoding 7-cyano-7-deazaguanine synthase QueC, producing MTDDTSTDDASTDDSPSDEKRAVVLLSGGMDSATTAFEAKERGYEIYALHTSYGQKTESTEYECARALADELDARDFLHIETSHLKQIGASSLTDDSMAVEDADMDADEIPTSYVPFRNANLLSMAVSYAEANDCETVFVGAHSEDYSGYPDCRPEFFEAFEAMVEVGTKPDTHISLDVPFVHDSKTDIARRGLELGVPFEHTWSCYRAEEPACGTCDSCAFRLQAFQNLGERDPIPYAERPDYVDAA